One Tachysurus vachellii isolate PV-2020 chromosome 18, HZAU_Pvac_v1, whole genome shotgun sequence DNA segment encodes these proteins:
- the tlcd4b gene encoding TLC domain-containing protein 4-B: MEARELYVVAGSLIGFQLFFSGVSPLVSSTLTRGYGKLPPNKINEWNSRLVSTVHAVIVGLFCLYILWFDDAVNTDPVWGDPNLVKLNVAITCGYLLYDLLLLACNWSTMGDSFFVCHHLAALYAYGYVLTRGVLPYFANFRLISELSTPFVNQRWFFEALAYPRSHRLVVANGVAMAVAFFLVRIAVMPPYWAKVFGTFGTPAFERLGLGAQVAWIISCVCLDVLNVVWMYKIARGCYRVITGTSGKKKGGIASSDDFNHVNNHMD; this comes from the exons atggaggCAAGAGAGCTGTATGTGGTGGCTGGAAGCCTCATCGGGTTCCAACTGTTCTTCTCTGGCGTCAGCCCATTAGTGTCGTCTACGTTAACACGGGGCTACGGGAAACTCCCACCTAACAAAATCAATGAGTGGAACTCcag GCTTGTGTCCACTGTCCACGCGGTGATTGTCGGCCTTTTCTGCCTTTACATCCTGTGGTTTGATGATGCCGTCAACACAGATCCAGTCTG GGGAGATCCCAATTTGGTCAAGCTCAATGTCGCAATTACCTGTGGCTACCTGCTTTACG ACCTTCTGCTGCTAGCCTGCAACTGGAGCACCATGGGAGACAGCTTTTTTGTGTGTCACCACTTGGCGGCACTGTACGCATATGGATATGTGCTG ACACGCGGTGTTCTTCCCTATTTCGCAAACTTCCGACTTATTTCAGAATTATCAACACCGTTTGTGAaccaaag GTGGTTCTTTGAAGCCCTGGCATATCCTCGCTCTCACCGGCTAGTGGTGGCTAATGGCGTGGCCATGGCCGTGGCCTTCTTCCTGGTGCGCATCGCTGTGATGCCACCGTACTGGGCGAAAGTGTTTGGCACATTCGGCACGCCTGCCTTCGAGAGGCTTGGCCTGGGTGCACAGGTGGCCTGGATcatatcctgtgtgtgtttggatgttcTCAATGTTGTATGGATGTATAAAATTGCCCGTGGCTGCTACAGGGTCATCACTGGAACAAGTGGCAAAAAGAAAGGTGGCATAGCGAGCTCTGATGACTTCAACCACGTCAACAATCACATGGACTGA